Proteins encoded together in one Schumannella luteola window:
- a CDS encoding T6SS immunity protein Tdi1 domain-containing protein — translation MPQIPDFVPAAPVPAATIERYRGRIPDPVLAVWQSQGFGDGVGGWLKVIDPDLTIERLGDALPAPGLIPLFATALADIVVWDEARQKSRVLLYRYGRVDPFATNFDLAIGDLSDPEALAEDWLWEPFPAVVARLGRPAYADAFMYVPLLALGGPESPDHLDTGDLLTHVQLITQLAGPLQYV, via the coding sequence ATGCCTCAGATCCCCGATTTCGTCCCCGCCGCCCCGGTGCCCGCCGCCACGATCGAGCGCTACCGCGGCCGCATCCCCGACCCGGTGCTCGCCGTCTGGCAGTCGCAGGGCTTCGGCGACGGCGTCGGCGGCTGGCTCAAGGTGATCGACCCCGACCTGACGATCGAGCGGCTCGGGGATGCGCTGCCGGCACCCGGCCTGATCCCCCTGTTCGCGACCGCCCTCGCCGACATCGTCGTCTGGGACGAGGCCCGTCAGAAGAGCCGCGTGCTGCTCTACCGCTACGGCCGCGTCGACCCCTTCGCCACGAACTTCGATCTCGCGATCGGCGATCTCTCCGACCCGGAAGCCCTCGCCGAGGACTGGCTCTGGGAGCCCTTCCCGGCCGTCGTCGCGCGCCTCGGCCGCCCGGCGTACGCGGACGCGTTCATGTACGTGCCCCTGCTCGCCCTCGGTGGGCCGGAGTCGCCCGACCACCTCGACACCGGCGACCTGCTCACCCACGTGCAGCTCATCACCCAGCTCGCGGGCCCGCTGCAGTACGTCTGA
- a CDS encoding DUF805 domain-containing protein yields the protein MSSAADSASAGHVAGEPPLWLPYYRAPFGAAIRRFFRKYADFSGRAGRAEYWWWTLASVVVHLVLFVVASLISGDWNRAGTGDIGVISSFGIVSLPTPPDLAHAGAGAIGAWGIDLLANAFALGTFIPGLAVTWRRLHDVDRAGGWFFISFIPLIGAIVMLVWTVSSPQPGGARFDRLPAAAYVPRPVA from the coding sequence GTGAGTTCCGCAGCTGATTCCGCATCCGCAGGACACGTCGCCGGGGAGCCGCCGCTCTGGCTGCCGTACTACCGGGCGCCGTTCGGCGCCGCGATCCGCCGGTTCTTCCGCAAGTACGCCGACTTCAGCGGTCGCGCCGGCCGGGCCGAGTACTGGTGGTGGACTCTCGCGTCGGTCGTCGTGCATCTGGTGCTGTTCGTGGTCGCGAGCCTGATCAGCGGCGACTGGAACCGCGCGGGCACCGGCGACATCGGGGTCATCTCGTCGTTCGGCATCGTGAGTCTGCCCACCCCGCCCGATCTCGCGCACGCCGGGGCCGGCGCGATCGGCGCGTGGGGGATCGACCTGCTGGCGAACGCCTTCGCCCTGGGCACGTTCATCCCCGGCCTCGCCGTCACCTGGCGTCGACTCCACGATGTCGACCGTGCGGGCGGCTGGTTCTTCATCTCGTTCATCCCGCTGATCGGCGCGATCGTGATGCTGGTGTGGACGGTGTCGTCGCCGCAGCCGGGCGGCGCGCGCTTCGACCGCCTGCCTGCGGCGGCGTACGTGCCGCGGCCCGTCGCCTGA
- a CDS encoding DUF3566 domain-containing protein translates to MTSVAEKLQRKSPRSSSSKQVRLKLVYVDFWSVVKLTFLVMLCLGIVLVVAAFLIWVVLNSTQVFDKIDDLMRDVLSDNSFSVTDTFGAGQVVLFALVVAILNTVVGTALGAIGALLYNLSVRFTGGLLVGFTNN, encoded by the coding sequence ATGACGAGTGTCGCCGAGAAGCTTCAGCGAAAGTCCCCTCGCTCGAGTTCGAGCAAGCAGGTTCGCCTGAAGCTGGTCTACGTCGACTTCTGGTCGGTCGTGAAGCTGACCTTCCTCGTGATGCTGTGCCTGGGGATCGTGCTCGTCGTCGCGGCGTTCCTGATCTGGGTCGTGCTGAACTCGACGCAGGTCTTCGACAAGATCGACGACCTCATGCGCGACGTGCTCAGTGACAACAGCTTCAGCGTCACCGACACCTTCGGCGCCGGCCAGGTCGTGCTGTTCGCGCTCGTCGTCGCGATCCTCAACACGGTCGTCGGCACGGCGCTCGGCGCCATCGGCGCGCTGCTCTACAACCTCAGCGTGCGCTTCACCGGCGGTCTGCTGGTCGGCTTCACCAACAACTGA
- a CDS encoding DUF721 domain-containing protein, whose translation MSDGRDTDHVGRGPEARPGPDAGPDPEADGRDEVEIDPAQPEHVQVYLRVRTAMGERRPGRDARRRARRAEDQTTVPFGPGREPHGIDAVLDRLTTQLGWESPLARSELMIDWPGIVGADTAQHSEPVGVEEGTLTVRCDSTAWAKQLGLMRSSIVAAIEDRHPLSGVDKVRILGPDTPSWKHGPRAVPGRGPRDTYG comes from the coding sequence ATGAGTGACGGCCGCGACACGGACCATGTCGGGCGAGGCCCGGAAGCCCGGCCCGGTCCCGATGCCGGCCCCGACCCCGAGGCGGACGGCCGCGACGAGGTCGAGATCGATCCCGCGCAGCCCGAGCACGTGCAGGTCTACCTGCGGGTGCGCACCGCGATGGGCGAGCGGCGCCCCGGTCGGGATGCGCGCCGCCGAGCCCGTCGTGCCGAAGATCAGACGACCGTCCCCTTCGGCCCCGGCCGCGAGCCGCACGGCATCGACGCCGTGCTCGATCGGCTCACGACGCAGCTCGGCTGGGAGTCGCCACTGGCGCGCAGCGAGCTGATGATCGACTGGCCCGGCATCGTCGGCGCCGACACCGCGCAGCACTCCGAACCGGTCGGGGTGGAAGAGGGAACGTTGACGGTGCGCTGCGATTCGACCGCCTGGGCGAAGCAGCTCGGACTCATGCGCTCGTCGATCGTCGCGGCCATCGAGGACCGGCATCCGCTCTCGGGTGTGGACAAGGTGCGGATTCTGGGGCCGGACACCCCCTCGTGGAAACACGGTCCCAGAGCCGTTCCAGGCCGTGGCCCGCGCGATACCTACGGCTGA
- the gyrB gene encoding DNA topoisomerase (ATP-hydrolyzing) subunit B — translation MTSSDQNAGAPASADDTYGASAIQVLEGLEAVRKRPGMYIGSTGPRGLHHLVQEIVDNSVDEALAGYCDTIDVTILADGGVRVVDNGRGIPVDEHPVEKKSTVEVVLTILHAGGKFGGGGYAVSGGLHGVGSSVVNALSTRLNVEVHRQGSAWTQSYQNGVPDAPLAQGASIPESDTGTTITFWPNADIFETVEFDYETLRTRFQQMAFLNKGLRIRLTDEREDARIPDPAAKAEDEADAPLIARHDDFLYEQGLVDYVEYLNSAKKSEVIHPEIIAFQQEDTERKMALEIAMQWTTAYSESVHTYANVINTHEGGTHEEGFRAALTTLVNRYAREKNLLREKDENLSGDDVREGLTAVISIKLSEPQFEGQTKTKLGNTEAKSFVQRVVGDQLADWFERNPNQARDVIRKSIQAATARLAARKAREQTRRKGLLEGGGMPGKLSDCSSKDPSRSEIFLVEGDSAGGSAKTGRNPETQAILPLRGKILNVEKARLDRALGNAEIQAMITAFGTGIGEDFNGEKARYHKIVLMADADVDGQHITTLLLTLLFRYMRPLIEMGYVYLAMPPLYRIKWSNHEDDYVYSDRERDAVIKEGTAAGQRLPKENGVQRYKGLGEMNHQELWDTTMNPETRTLKQVTLDDAAIADGIFATLMGDDVDARRTFIQQNAKDVRFLDI, via the coding sequence ATGACCTCCTCTGACCAGAACGCGGGCGCCCCCGCGTCGGCTGACGACACCTACGGCGCGAGCGCGATCCAGGTCCTCGAGGGTCTCGAGGCCGTGCGCAAGCGTCCCGGCATGTACATCGGCTCGACCGGCCCGCGCGGTCTGCACCACCTCGTGCAGGAGATCGTCGACAACAGCGTCGACGAGGCCCTCGCCGGCTACTGCGACACCATCGACGTCACGATCCTCGCCGACGGCGGCGTGCGCGTCGTCGACAACGGCCGCGGCATCCCCGTCGACGAGCACCCGGTCGAGAAGAAGTCGACCGTCGAGGTCGTGCTCACGATCCTGCACGCCGGCGGCAAGTTCGGCGGCGGCGGTTACGCCGTCTCCGGTGGTCTGCACGGCGTCGGCAGCTCGGTCGTCAACGCGCTCTCCACCCGCCTGAACGTCGAGGTGCACCGTCAGGGCAGCGCGTGGACGCAGAGCTACCAGAACGGCGTGCCGGATGCGCCGCTCGCCCAGGGCGCCAGCATCCCCGAGAGCGACACCGGCACCACGATCACCTTCTGGCCGAACGCCGACATCTTCGAGACCGTCGAGTTCGACTACGAGACGCTGCGCACCCGCTTCCAGCAGATGGCCTTCCTCAACAAGGGCCTGCGCATCCGCCTCACCGACGAGCGCGAGGATGCGCGCATCCCCGACCCGGCCGCGAAGGCCGAGGACGAGGCGGATGCGCCGCTCATCGCCCGCCACGACGACTTCCTCTACGAACAGGGTCTCGTCGACTACGTCGAGTACCTCAACTCCGCCAAGAAGTCGGAGGTCATCCACCCGGAGATCATCGCCTTCCAGCAGGAGGACACCGAGCGCAAGATGGCGCTCGAGATCGCGATGCAGTGGACGACCGCGTACAGCGAGAGCGTGCACACCTACGCCAACGTGATCAACACGCACGAGGGCGGCACGCACGAGGAGGGCTTCCGCGCGGCGCTGACCACGCTGGTCAACCGCTACGCGCGTGAGAAGAACCTGCTGCGCGAGAAGGACGAGAACCTCTCCGGCGACGACGTGCGCGAGGGCCTCACCGCCGTCATCTCGATCAAGCTCAGCGAACCGCAGTTCGAGGGCCAGACGAAGACCAAGCTCGGCAACACCGAGGCGAAGTCGTTCGTGCAGCGCGTGGTCGGAGACCAGCTCGCCGACTGGTTCGAGCGCAACCCGAATCAGGCACGCGACGTCATCCGCAAGTCGATCCAGGCCGCGACCGCCCGTCTCGCCGCGCGCAAGGCGCGCGAGCAGACCCGCCGCAAGGGACTGCTCGAGGGCGGCGGCATGCCCGGCAAGCTCAGCGACTGCTCGAGCAAGGACCCGTCGCGCAGCGAGATCTTCCTCGTCGAGGGCGACTCGGCCGGCGGCTCGGCCAAGACCGGTCGCAACCCCGAGACGCAGGCGATCCTGCCGCTGCGCGGCAAGATCCTCAACGTCGAGAAGGCCCGCCTCGACCGCGCGCTCGGCAACGCCGAGATCCAGGCGATGATCACCGCCTTCGGCACCGGCATCGGCGAGGACTTCAACGGCGAGAAGGCCCGCTACCACAAGATCGTGCTCATGGCGGATGCCGACGTCGACGGCCAGCACATCACCACGCTGCTGCTGACGCTGCTGTTCCGCTACATGCGCCCGCTGATCGAGATGGGCTACGTCTACCTCGCGATGCCGCCGCTGTACCGCATCAAGTGGTCGAACCACGAGGACGACTACGTCTACTCCGACCGCGAGCGCGACGCCGTGATCAAGGAGGGCACCGCCGCCGGCCAGCGCCTGCCCAAGGAGAACGGCGTGCAGCGTTACAAGGGCCTCGGCGAGATGAACCACCAGGAGCTGTGGGACACGACGATGAACCCCGAGACCCGCACGCTCAAGCAGGTCACCCTCGACGACGCGGCCATCGCCGACGGCATCTTCGCCACCCTCATGGGCGACGACGTCGATGCCCGCCGCACCTTCATCCAGCAGAACGCCAAGGACGTGCGCTTCCTCGACATCTGA
- the gyrA gene encoding DNA gyrase subunit A, whose amino-acid sequence MTDETTTTEGGGDRIEQVDLQVEMQRSYLDYAMSVIIGRALPRVEDGLKPVHRRVIYTMFDGGYRPDRAFSKCTRVIGDVMGQFHPHGDSSVYDALVRLVQPWSLRYPLALGQGNFGSPGNDGAAAHRYTETKMSPLAMEMVRDIEEDTVDFEPNYDGRTQEPVVLPARFPNLLVNGSVGIAVGMATNIPPHNLREVSEGALWALEHPDATREELQEALIQRIKGPDFPTGAQILGVKGIHDAYRTGRGSITMRAVVTVEELQGRTALVVTELPYQVNPDNLAVKIADLVKEGKLSGIADIRDETSGRTGQRLVLVLKRDAVARVVLNNLYKHTQLQENFGANMLAIVDGVPRTLSIDQFITHWIGHQIDVIVRRTQFRLNEAEARAHILRGYLKALDALDEVIALIRRSPTVDEARQGLMALLEVDELQANAILELQLRRLAALERQKINDEHDKLEALILEFKAIIASPERQREVISEELTEIVRKFGDDRRTEILLGFDGDMSVEDLIPEEEMVVTVTRGGYVKRTRSDNYRSQHRGGRGVKGAQLRADDIVEHFFVTTTHHWLLFFTNTGRVYRAKGYELMEAGRDAKGQHIANLLALQPDEQIAQILDIPDYEAAQYLTLATRRGLVKKTALSEYDTNRTGGIIAINLRDEDELVSAMLVDDDDDILLVSRHGQSLRFTATDSALRPMGRSTSGVKGMDFREGDELLSAAVAPHDGYVFVVTEGGFAKRTAVDQYRVQGRGGLGIKVAKLNDDRGSLAGSLIVGEDDEVLAILSSGKVIRSAVAEVRATGRDSMGVTFAKFAASDKIIAVAKNSERNLDSQEPDEPETTPSPADDEKDGPAE is encoded by the coding sequence ATGACTGACGAGACCACCACCACCGAGGGCGGCGGCGACCGGATCGAGCAGGTCGACCTGCAGGTCGAGATGCAGCGCTCGTACCTCGACTACGCGATGAGCGTGATCATCGGCCGCGCGCTGCCGCGCGTGGAGGACGGGCTGAAGCCCGTGCACCGCCGCGTGATCTACACGATGTTCGACGGCGGCTACCGCCCCGACCGCGCGTTCTCGAAGTGCACCCGCGTCATCGGCGACGTGATGGGGCAGTTCCACCCGCACGGCGACTCGTCGGTGTACGACGCGCTCGTGCGCCTCGTTCAGCCGTGGTCGCTGCGCTACCCGCTCGCGCTCGGCCAGGGCAACTTCGGCTCGCCCGGCAACGACGGCGCCGCCGCGCACCGCTACACCGAGACCAAGATGTCGCCGCTCGCCATGGAGATGGTGCGCGACATCGAGGAAGACACGGTCGACTTCGAGCCCAACTACGACGGCCGCACCCAGGAGCCCGTCGTGCTGCCGGCGCGCTTCCCGAACCTGCTGGTCAACGGCTCGGTCGGCATCGCGGTCGGCATGGCCACGAACATCCCGCCGCACAACCTGCGCGAGGTCTCCGAGGGAGCGCTCTGGGCGCTCGAGCACCCGGATGCGACGCGCGAGGAGCTGCAGGAGGCGCTGATCCAGCGCATCAAGGGACCGGACTTCCCGACCGGCGCGCAGATCCTCGGCGTCAAGGGCATCCACGACGCGTATCGCACGGGCCGCGGCTCGATCACGATGCGGGCCGTCGTCACCGTCGAGGAGCTGCAGGGCCGCACCGCGCTCGTCGTCACTGAGCTGCCGTACCAGGTCAACCCCGACAACCTCGCGGTCAAGATCGCCGACTTGGTCAAGGAGGGCAAGCTCTCCGGCATCGCCGACATCCGCGACGAGACCTCGGGCCGCACCGGCCAGCGTCTCGTGCTGGTGCTCAAGCGAGATGCGGTCGCCCGCGTCGTGCTCAACAACCTGTACAAGCACACGCAGCTGCAGGAGAACTTCGGCGCGAACATGCTGGCCATCGTCGACGGCGTGCCGCGCACCCTGTCGATCGACCAGTTCATCACGCACTGGATCGGCCACCAGATCGACGTGATCGTGCGCCGCACGCAGTTCCGCCTCAACGAGGCCGAGGCGCGCGCCCACATCCTGCGCGGCTACCTCAAGGCGCTCGACGCGCTCGACGAGGTCATCGCGCTCATCCGCCGCTCGCCCACCGTCGACGAGGCCCGCCAGGGACTCATGGCGCTGCTCGAGGTCGACGAGCTGCAGGCCAACGCCATCCTCGAGCTGCAGCTGCGCCGCCTCGCCGCGCTCGAGCGCCAGAAGATCAACGACGAGCACGACAAGCTCGAGGCGCTGATCCTCGAGTTCAAGGCGATCATCGCCTCGCCCGAGCGTCAGCGCGAGGTGATCTCCGAGGAGCTCACCGAGATCGTGCGCAAATTCGGCGACGACCGCCGCACCGAGATCCTGCTCGGCTTCGACGGCGACATGAGCGTCGAAGACCTCATCCCCGAAGAGGAGATGGTGGTCACCGTCACGCGTGGCGGCTACGTCAAGCGCACCCGCAGCGACAACTACCGCTCGCAGCACCGCGGCGGCCGCGGCGTCAAGGGCGCCCAGCTGCGTGCCGACGACATCGTCGAGCACTTCTTCGTCACCACGACGCACCACTGGCTGCTGTTCTTCACGAACACCGGCCGCGTCTACCGCGCGAAGGGCTACGAGCTGATGGAGGCCGGCCGCGACGCGAAGGGCCAGCACATCGCGAACCTGCTCGCGCTGCAGCCGGACGAGCAGATCGCGCAGATCCTCGACATCCCCGACTACGAGGCCGCGCAGTACCTGACCCTCGCGACCCGTCGCGGTCTGGTCAAGAAGACGGCGCTCTCGGAGTACGACACGAACCGCACCGGCGGCATCATCGCCATCAACCTCCGCGACGAGGACGAGCTGGTGTCGGCGATGCTGGTGGATGACGACGACGACATCCTGCTCGTCTCGCGCCACGGCCAGTCGCTGCGCTTCACCGCCACCGACTCGGCGCTGCGCCCCATGGGCCGCTCGACCTCGGGCGTGAAGGGCATGGACTTCCGCGAGGGCGACGAGCTGCTCTCGGCGGCGGTCGCCCCGCACGATGGATACGTGTTCGTGGTCACCGAGGGCGGCTTCGCGAAGCGCACCGCGGTCGACCAGTACCGCGTTCAGGGACGCGGCGGACTGGGCATCAAGGTCGCCAAACTCAACGACGATCGGGGCTCTCTCGCGGGCTCACTGATCGTCGGAGAAGACGACGAAGTGCTCGCAATTCTCTCCAGCGGCAAGGTGATAAGGTCTGCCGTGGCCGAGGTCAGGGCGACCGGTCGCGACTCGATGGGCGTCACTTTCGCCAAGTTCGCGGCCAGCGACAAGATCATCGCCGTGGCCAAGAACAGCGAACGGAACCTGGACTCCCAGGAACCCGACGAGCCGGAGACCACCCCCAGCCCGGCCGACGATGAGAAGGACGGACCCGCCGAATGA
- a CDS encoding DUF3800 domain-containing protein: MLIAYLDEFGHVGPFVEDRHPKFGQHPVFGYAGFIIPAENARRFGGDFKRVKTSLFKTEIDKSSNPAQWERKGNEYFSTGSITRRPEQLRAFSGLMRQLRGNGGRLFYYGDEKMRGTLKQTGRTSTDITEHALSEAINRICTHADSVGDDVLILTDSITEKSRIELVAKMYAHIYSRRRAEMKRIVEAPLHVESQLNSGIQMADWICGLIGRLAHFHLLRGSEFEWATNLKPAAASLITHESKLHLTHGPELHNAAIFNGSSHRHGSRPANTIAGRIPNLDEIYQAALRSKTSS, translated from the coding sequence TTGCTGATCGCCTACCTGGACGAGTTCGGTCACGTCGGACCGTTCGTCGAAGATCGGCACCCGAAGTTCGGTCAGCACCCCGTGTTCGGTTACGCCGGATTCATCATCCCGGCTGAGAACGCGCGGCGTTTCGGGGGTGACTTCAAGCGCGTCAAGACGTCGCTGTTCAAGACGGAGATCGACAAGAGCTCCAACCCCGCGCAGTGGGAGCGGAAGGGGAACGAGTACTTCTCGACCGGGAGCATCACTCGCCGACCGGAGCAACTCCGCGCATTCAGTGGTCTCATGCGACAGCTGCGCGGGAATGGCGGGCGACTCTTCTACTACGGCGATGAGAAGATGCGTGGAACGCTGAAGCAGACCGGGAGAACCAGCACCGACATCACCGAGCACGCGCTGAGCGAAGCGATCAATCGCATCTGCACTCATGCGGACTCAGTCGGTGACGATGTGCTCATCCTCACCGATTCGATCACGGAGAAATCCCGCATCGAGCTCGTAGCCAAGATGTACGCCCACATCTACTCCCGACGACGCGCGGAGATGAAGCGCATCGTGGAAGCACCCTTGCACGTTGAGAGCCAGCTCAACTCGGGCATCCAGATGGCCGACTGGATCTGCGGACTGATCGGTCGTCTGGCTCACTTCCACCTCCTTCGCGGCTCGGAGTTCGAGTGGGCGACCAACCTCAAGCCAGCGGCCGCTAGCCTCATCACCCACGAATCAAAGCTCCATCTGACGCACGGCCCTGAACTTCATAACGCGGCGATCTTCAACGGCAGTTCGCACCGGCACGGATCTCGCCCGGCGAACACAATTGCAGGGCGAATCCCGAATTTGGACGAGATCTACCAGGCGGCGTTGCGGAGCAAGACGAGTTCCTGA
- a CDS encoding type VII secretion target, with the protein MSGEHIAIDADVLRTQAAKVEALAGDVAEAAAAAGTVNIGGGAFGLMCAFLVPVISPVTTATTGAIRASGELLKRTGTELRGAVADWDATEADIEAALKKLQRSLD; encoded by the coding sequence ATGAGCGGCGAGCACATCGCGATCGACGCCGACGTGCTGCGCACCCAGGCGGCGAAGGTCGAGGCGCTGGCCGGCGATGTGGCCGAGGCGGCCGCCGCGGCCGGCACGGTGAACATCGGCGGCGGGGCCTTCGGGCTCATGTGCGCCTTCCTCGTGCCGGTGATCTCGCCCGTGACGACGGCGACGACGGGCGCGATCCGCGCGAGCGGCGAGCTGCTGAAGCGCACCGGCACCGAGCTGCGCGGCGCCGTCGCCGACTGGGATGCGACCGAGGCCGACATCGAGGCGGCGCTGAAGAAGCTGCAGCGGTCGCTCGACTGA
- a CDS encoding NAD(P)H-dependent flavin oxidoreductase, giving the protein MTISPLITSRLPIVAAPMAGGATTVALAIAAAEAGAFPFLAAGYKSAEAIGAEVELLRASGHPFGVNLFVPSTEVDAAAFAAYAAELQPEADVYDLALDPTPVADDDHWAEKIALLVANPVPVVSLTFGLPPQSDIATLQGAGSRVLATVTNVDEAAAARDAGVDGLIVQGSAAGGHSAIFEATQNPADGDTAELVHTIRDAVDLPVIGAGGVGSPDDVQRILDAGAEAVAVGTLLLLTDEAGTSPTHRAALADPAFTDTVITRAFTGRPARALRSAFVDRHDATAITAYPAVHHLTRVLRATAGKVGDAERLHLWAGAGWQSARPGPVADVIHHLAGED; this is encoded by the coding sequence ATGACGATCTCGCCCCTGATCACCTCGCGGCTGCCGATCGTCGCCGCGCCGATGGCCGGCGGCGCGACCACCGTCGCCCTGGCGATCGCCGCCGCCGAGGCGGGCGCGTTCCCCTTCCTCGCCGCCGGGTACAAGAGCGCCGAGGCGATCGGCGCCGAGGTGGAGCTGTTGCGCGCGAGCGGGCATCCCTTCGGCGTCAACCTCTTCGTCCCCTCGACCGAGGTGGATGCGGCGGCGTTCGCCGCCTACGCCGCCGAGCTGCAGCCCGAGGCCGACGTCTACGACCTCGCTCTGGATCCGACTCCCGTCGCCGACGACGACCACTGGGCCGAGAAGATCGCGCTGCTCGTCGCGAACCCGGTTCCGGTCGTGTCGCTGACCTTCGGCCTCCCGCCGCAGTCCGACATCGCCACGCTGCAGGGTGCCGGCTCGCGGGTGCTCGCGACCGTGACGAATGTCGACGAGGCCGCCGCTGCCCGCGACGCCGGCGTCGACGGGCTGATCGTGCAGGGATCGGCGGCGGGCGGCCACAGCGCGATCTTCGAGGCGACGCAGAATCCCGCCGACGGCGACACCGCCGAGCTGGTGCACACGATCCGCGACGCCGTCGATCTGCCCGTCATCGGCGCCGGCGGTGTCGGCTCACCCGACGACGTGCAGCGCATCCTCGACGCCGGCGCCGAGGCGGTCGCCGTCGGCACGCTCCTGCTGCTGACGGATGAGGCGGGCACCTCGCCGACGCATCGCGCGGCCCTCGCCGACCCGGCCTTCACCGACACCGTGATCACCCGCGCCTTCACCGGTCGCCCAGCGCGCGCCCTGCGCAGCGCCTTCGTCGATCGTCACGATGCGACGGCGATCACCGCCTATCCGGCCGTGCACCATCTGACCCGGGTGCTGCGCGCGACCGCGGGCAAGGTGGGCGACGCGGAACGCCTGCACCTGTGGGCGGGCGCCGGCTGGCAGTCGGCGCGTCCCGGTCCGGTGGCCGACGTCATCCACCACCTCGCTGGCGAGGACTGA
- a CDS encoding polymorphic toxin type 15 domain-containing protein, translating into MSNTLVAPVVDTTSPFSGAFLLQDGEDLSNAISTGSWVSGGLASFSTALDIGASLADPIGTLVANGLGWLLDHFEPLKTWMTQLTGNADEVAAFGQTWSNVATRMRETGQNLQTRVGDLSSLSGATIDAYRQYADDLAQHVHSMGNWAGAVATGLEIASQLVRVVHDLVRDAIAQVVGMAVSAATELIVSVGTAAPAVIGQITARVSALATRVGRTVTKLLESMKSLRPLLQSMQRLGARAGELLSGMLVGTAHAAPVKRLVAEGGADAAKRAPHFDVQFKLGSGHDKVEFERQLAGQEAGMNKLSIDDFLTNRDGYLSRGGRDPAGDIAQDAARKEALIAKTEELRGTGLSRAEAKSQAEDWLKTQAALHNPDQIAGGFADRITDMGDKNINSSIGSQWRTRIGALDEHIRTYAEGLSAAERKSTLLNVSLKP; encoded by the coding sequence ATGTCGAACACGCTCGTCGCCCCCGTCGTCGACACGACCTCACCGTTCTCGGGCGCCTTCCTGCTGCAAGACGGGGAGGATCTGTCGAACGCGATCAGCACCGGATCGTGGGTGTCGGGGGGTCTCGCCTCGTTCTCGACCGCGCTCGACATCGGCGCCTCGCTCGCCGACCCGATCGGCACGCTCGTCGCCAACGGTCTCGGCTGGCTGCTCGACCACTTCGAGCCGCTGAAGACGTGGATGACGCAGCTCACCGGCAACGCCGACGAGGTCGCGGCCTTCGGGCAGACCTGGTCGAACGTCGCGACCCGGATGCGCGAGACCGGCCAGAACCTGCAGACCCGCGTCGGCGATCTGAGCTCGCTGTCGGGCGCCACGATCGACGCCTACCGCCAGTACGCCGACGACCTCGCGCAGCACGTGCACAGCATGGGCAACTGGGCGGGCGCCGTCGCGACCGGGCTCGAGATCGCCTCTCAGCTCGTGCGGGTCGTGCACGATCTGGTGCGGGATGCGATCGCGCAGGTCGTCGGCATGGCCGTCTCCGCCGCGACGGAGCTGATCGTCTCGGTCGGCACCGCCGCCCCCGCCGTGATCGGCCAGATCACCGCCCGGGTGTCCGCGCTCGCGACCCGCGTCGGCCGCACCGTGACGAAGCTGCTCGAGTCGATGAAGTCGCTGCGCCCGCTGCTGCAGTCGATGCAGAGGCTCGGCGCCCGCGCGGGCGAGCTGCTGAGCGGCATGCTCGTCGGCACCGCGCACGCCGCGCCGGTCAAGCGGCTCGTCGCCGAGGGCGGAGCGGATGCCGCGAAGCGCGCGCCGCACTTCGACGTGCAGTTCAAGCTGGGGTCGGGTCACGACAAGGTCGAGTTCGAACGTCAGCTCGCCGGCCAGGAGGCCGGCATGAACAAGCTGAGCATCGACGACTTCCTGACCAACCGCGACGGCTACCTCTCGCGCGGCGGCCGCGATCCCGCCGGCGACATCGCCCAGGACGCCGCCCGCAAGGAAGCGCTCATCGCGAAGACCGAGGAGCTGCGCGGAACCGGACTCAGCCGTGCCGAGGCGAAGTCGCAGGCCGAGGACTGGCTGAAGACCCAGGCCGCACTGCACAACCCCGACCAGATCGCCGGCGGCTTCGCGGACCGCATCACCGACATGGGCGACAAGAACATCAACTCGTCGATCGGATCGCAGTGGCGCACCCGCATCGGCGCGCTCGACGAGCACATCCGCACCTACGCGGAGGGGCTGAGCGCGGCCGAGCGCAAGTCCACCCTGCTGAACGTGAGTCTCAAGCCGTAG